The Prionailurus viverrinus isolate Anna chromosome B1, UM_Priviv_1.0, whole genome shotgun sequence genome includes the window ggaTTGTCCTATCTCTGACGGCCTGGCAGGACCGTGGTCACTGGGACTGGGTATTCCAAGGCATCGCAGTCATCGGAGAGGAACACCAAATCCTGAAAAAGATGTGCAATGAGCAAGAATGTTACCGAATGTGGCCCCAGAGCTCATGCACGACAATAGGACTCCTGGTTATCTTCAAAGGCTGTTcggttatttctttttgtgtgaaaaCTTCCCGTCCCTTATTCTCCCGAGGAGAACCGGCCACGTCTTCACGCTCCCAAAGAACGTGAAATAATACTgcattagaaatataaataatcctGTGTTATAATTGTATCTTCTCcctgtcttcccccaccccaccccacagaccAAGGGCAGAGGGGAATGAGGACAGAAATGGGAATGGGGAGGAAATCCATGGCAAATCTTTGATTCACGAACAAACAAATGGAACCAAATAGCTAATCGTGTATCCTGAGAACTTACCCTGGGCCCAGGCCTGGTGCTAGGAATTCTCTGAGTGATCACTTCGCTAACGTCTCAGGACCAATGGAGTTCCTACAGCGACCCGCACCCATGGTTGGGGAGTCGTTATTACCAGTATCCTTCCAATGATGGCGTGCGGTGGGCATAATTGTGTCTCTGGTTCACAAATGGGGAATGTGTGGCTGAGAGCAGGGATGAGTGGCTCCCATCTGGGAAGCAGGAAGACGGACCCGAGCTCAGGTCTGTCTGATGCGGAAGCCTGTGCCCCCAGGGATCACACGACTCTGCTTTCTACGTCTAGTGCTCAGGCTCAGGCTTTGGTGTTCTACgttttctgcatttttctgcctccttcccctctcctatcAGAAGCCTCCTATCACAGAGCATCTGAAGCCCCTCTTCTGGAAAGTCTCCTCTGACCCCAGTGCTTGGAGCTCCCCAAATTCATAGCCTTTTCTTCCCATCCCTGCCCCTTTTGGCTCCTGGCCGAGTCTGTCTCATAGGTTTAGCATATGGCCCTGGATGTTGTCCCCACACCAATGTGACTCATGGAGGGGACGGCCTTGTCCTGAGTGCCCGTCACTTACCAAAGGTGGCAATGGTAGAGGAAGGGCTTTGTGAACTGAAAGCACCCCATAAAcgtttctcctcctttctcctcatctCTGGAGCACCCCCGTCCCCCGCCCTCCTCTTCTACGAGCCCTGGGCTGAGCATCTTGGCTGATCACAAGCAGAGAAGGAATTTTCAGTAGTGCCACCTACTCTCCTGCAGAAGGAGTTCATGATGGTGTACAGTTTCCGCACTTTGTCCTTCAAGGCATCCACCTGGGCCACTTTCCAGCACTGGGGCGAAGCCACAAAGTCCCGCAGCTTGGCCAGCACGCAGTAGTTCTGGGAACGGACAGCAGGGGTAGGGTCACGGAGGAGTCAGCAGCCAGAGGGACAGGAGTTGCACGCCCCTGCGCCCTTCTGCAcggctctctccccaccccatgcctCCCCCGGGCAGGAAGACCCTCTTACGTGTATATCCAGGTATAGCCTGGGCAGGTACCTCACACACGCCTCCTGCAGGAAGGGATACGGGTTACCATGATGCCCACGGGCACACAACATCGGCTGGTCACAGAAGGCTCCCTGCCACCCTCCCAACAGCCATACAACCCCATACACACCTTCCTTGATctgattttacacacacacacacacacacacacacgcatgggTTTGATTACCTATGCATGGTCAGAAAGCTGTAATACTATCCACGAGAATGTTATGGCAGTTGTTACCGCTAGTGGGAGAATGGCaagtgatatttattttcttctctgtcctttgtGCTTTTTCCAACTGTTCTATAAAGCACAGTATTCCCCCCCGGCCCCACTTATACGTGGGAGATATATGCCAAGACCCCTGTGGGTGCACAAAACCGTaaatagtactgaaccctatagaTCATATTTGCTTTCCAATACATAAGTTACGAGCCcagataaagtttaatttataaattaggctcAGTGAGAGATTAACAGTTACTACTAATGAAAGAACAATGATAGCAACATACTAGAATAGACTGACCCTCTGACCATACGTCAGAAGGGGGATCGTCTGCTCTGGGGCCGCGGCTGACCGCGGTTGACCGCAGGTAACTGAAACCCCGCAAAGCAAATCCACGGATGAGGCGGGATCTACTATATATGCCTTTTATaactagggaaaaaaatacacattatttaagttttaaaataaaataaaataaaataaaataaaataaaataaaataaaataaaataggtgtcAGGGTATCATAATCCCACATCTGAGAAACATTACATTTTGTTTGAAGTGTTTACGCTGGGTGAAGGGacactttatatttttccaaagctCTTAATGaggtttcatttgtttctctacCGGACAAGCGGTCAGGGGGCCCGGGTTCCAGCTCTGGGCAGCTCTTCTGGAACTCCTGCCCCCACCGTGCCCTGGGTCTGCCTGTTGAAACAGCAGTGATAACAGCACTAACGTTCCCGGGGCGACCCCCGCCCCGCGCACTGCGCAAGCCTGTCTCATTCACGCCTTTACCCTCGCATCGCCGGAAGAGGGTGGCGGGCTCTCTACCcgaccccctcccctccacagcccaGCACACAGATTCAGGGGCCGAGCGCTTTGCCCAGGGTCCTGCGGCAGGGACCCGTTCTGGGGGTCACCCCCTCAGCCCACGCTCACCATCGCCAGGCTCGGTGAGGGCAATGAGCTTAGTTCTGTGTTCCTCCTCAAGTCCGGAGCTCTAGGCTCCTTGGGgagcttttatttcattttacaacaGATCCTCTCATTGTTGCTGGCAACTTACAAACAAAGACCTTGTGAGGGCTCGGATAGATTTCCCTTCTAGTCAAAACACAAGAGATGCAAACCATTGTTATCTTACTTAGTAGGATGGGAATAAAATGCAAACCCTTGAGATAAACAttgaccagaaaagaaaaagagtgtgtgtgtgtgtgtgtgtgtgtgtgtgtgtgtgtgtgttttcctggcCCAAAGGCACGTTTTGGGAGACTGGGTCTGCACGGAGCCTCCTGGCGGGGCGGAGGGCAGGTGGGGACTCACCGAGGGCTCCATGGCCTGCAGCCGCTGGGCGTCCCCCGTGACCTCCCGGCTCAGGCTCAGCATCCTGGAGTAGCAGGTCGGGGGAGCGGGCTGTGCCGCGGGGGGTCCggccagaagcagcagcagcagtgggaGCAGCCCGGGCGTCATGGTGCTAAGGCAGCCTCCCTGCGCCCCTGTGGCCGGCAGGCGCCCCTTTAAGCGGCGGCTTGGGGGTGGTCCTCCACACCTCCTCCGCTTCCTGTGGGCCTCCGCCAAGGCCACGGAGCACGCCCACCTGGCCCTGGACACTGGATCCTTTCAGACCTgaagacccccccaccccccaccgcctaGTGAGAGGAGCGGCCGCCTGGGGACACCTGgaaaggatgggggtgggggggcccttCCTCTCCCACACCTTCTCTGCTGGCAGGGGCGCTCCTGAAAAGGCAGGGCCGGttagtgagggggtgggggagcacagGAAGACAAGGGCGGAGTTTCGCTCGGGGTGACGGGTGGGCATTCGGGCTCCAGTTGGGGTGGGGACCTTGTTGTTAAACCGGAGCAGAgccgggggagggagaggggccggAGGTGAGGGATTGAGCACAGTGATGCAGGGCCTTGGGGTCAGGCAGCCCGGTGTCGACGTGTCCACCCACCGCTGACCGCCCAGAGGAAGCCTAGGGCGTCACTTACCCTTGGAGTGGCTGCGCCTCTGCGTCTGCAAGACGGGCTCTTCCCGTGCCCGTGGTTGGGGGGATGTGTGAGCACCCCCAAGCCGGGAGCACTTCAAGCCCCTGGCCCAGGCCTCGGTACAGAGCAGACCCTCGGGAAGCGTGGTTTCTCCGAATGTGCAGGGGCTCCTTTAGTGACAAGGCTCTACGGGTGACGCTCCTATACGGAGACCCAGTTAAGGATGAGCTCTCCCCTCAGGGAGGGGCCCACTTCCGGTGACGCCCTTGGGCAGGTGTTTTGGttcgtgtctccctctcgttGTCTGTGAGATGAGGATGACAGGAGCGCCTAGCTCAGAGGCCCACGGTGAGGAATAAAGGACACAGACCTAGTGTCACCGGCTGAGCTAATGTCACTGTCTCTACGCACACGAGTGTCCCTGTGGGGGCGCGGGCGCCGAAAACAGTCCCATCTTccaggtgggaaaactgaggctcagaggattCCAGCAACTGGCCCGAGGTGGCAAAGCTGGAAGCAAATGGGTCCAGGCGGGGCTTTGTGCCCTGTCCTCCTGCGAGAAGCAAGATCCTCGCGGTCAGAGATGCACTTGGGGCCCTTGGGCTGCCCAAGGGGGACCAGAGAACAGGCAAGGCGAGGAGTTGTCACAGAGAGGAAGGTACCTACTCCACACCGAGCGTCACTGGACACCGTTTCTGTGACAGCTATCCCGGCTGTTGTCACGAGTGCCATGAGCCCCGCGGAAAGTCCCTCAAGTGGGTGGGCCATTCCCATTTCCCAGACGAAGAAACAGAGGTCTCGGGGGACATGAAACCGGTTGAGGTCACAAGGCTCATGAGGAACCCGGGCCTGTGTCTGTAGGTCTCCCAGGGCTCTCGGGCTGCAAGGGAGGGTACAAAGGAGTGTGGTGTCCCGCCCCCGCCTCTCCCTGCGGCATCTGCCCCGAGAAATCCCATCCTGACCGGTACCGCGCATCCCCTGTCCACACAGAGTAGCACCACCCCCGTCCCTTCCAGGCCCGAGGTCTTGTTTATCTAGCTTTCCGGTGTGAAAGCCCTGGGCTGGGATCACAGCCACGCCTTCCTGTTTTGCCAGTGAGAGTGGATTCTCTCAACACTTTTATCGACGTGACCTGGGGACAGTCTCTTGGGCACCCTCCCGGACAGGATGGGACTGTGTGGGTTTGGAGCTGGGCGGGCAGCAAACAGAGAGGTGGTTTTCTCCTGGATGAAGGAGTCCCTCACTCCCCGCATGGAGTGCCTACGGCGTGGGCCTCCCTGGCAGACCAGCGGGCCCAGCCAGGGACGCCAGGCCTGCTTTGAAAGGCTCCAGGGCTTCTGGATGGTTCCATCGAATGAGCTTCAGATTCAGagcagggaagaaaaacaagCCCAGACACCCAAACAAGTCCTTGGACCATTCAGATGGAGAGGATGGTGTGCTGGAAAACAGGAGTCGTCAGTGCGTTTGAAGTCCAGATAAACATGTCGCTAGGAGATCCGGCCTTGTCTCACTCGGGACGCGGTGAGCGAGTGGTTGTGGATGGGGCCCCTCGGGCAGATCAGAAGCTTCTCCTGCACCCTG containing:
- the CYTL1 gene encoding cytokine-like protein 1 codes for the protein MTPGLLPLLLLLLAGPPAAQPAPPTCYSRMLSLSREVTGDAQRLQAMEPSEACVRYLPRLYLDIHNYCVLAKLRDFVASPQCWKVAQVDALKDKVRKLYTIMNSFCRRDLVFLSDDCDALEYPVPVTTVLPGRQR